The following proteins come from a genomic window of Leguminivora glycinivorella isolate SPB_JAAS2020 chromosome 6, LegGlyc_1.1, whole genome shotgun sequence:
- the LOC125226884 gene encoding uncharacterized protein LOC125226884: MSTTCASCDEAITDGVKCPKCKGLFHFGCAGVREGVHRKWDAEKKKAWRCSNCTCASSPLPQVNQEVSLNTILQELRETRSDLKSEISEVKSDVRDVHDKLATFDERLQNLESLKTEHEGLSKQVQEMMSTISELRCQISQKDQQDRINNIEISGIPFKKNENLNNLLHTICTKVGFTLTSGDIDTIHRVRRFKDNNPGPSVLSRNDDGADTSQHVPHTNIPNIIVRFTQRRRKNELMSAVRARRGLTTAELDFDGPARTVYISEHLSPGNKLLLRKVRAISKEHGYKHVFVRECKILVIKKDDQRPVLISKESDLSKLSR, encoded by the coding sequence ATGAGTACTACTTGTGCATCGTGTGATGAAGCGATAACCGACGGCGTGAAGTGCCCAAAGTGTAAAGGATTATTTCATTTTGGATGCGCTGGTGTTCGTGAGGGTGTTCACAGGAAATGGGATGCCGAAAAGAAAAAGGCGTGGCGGTGCTCAAACTGTACCTGCGCCTCGTCCCCCTTACCCCAAGTCAACCAGGAAGTATCGCTCAACACCATACTTCAAGAGCTACGAGAAACTCGAAGTGACCTCAAGAGCGAAATATCGGAAGTGAAAAGTGATGTGCGAGACGTCCATGACAAGTTGGCAACCTTTGACGAGCGTTTGCAAAACCTAGAATCGTTAAAAACAGAACACGAAGGCCTTAGCAAACAGGTACAAGAGATGATGTCTACTATTTCGGAGCTTCGTTGCCAAATTTCGCAGAAAGATCAACAGGACCGAATCAATAACATTGAAATTTCCGGAATTCCCTtcaagaaaaatgaaaatttaaataatttactaCACACCATATGTACAAAAGTAGGTTTCACATTAACGTCTGGAGATATTGATACCATTCATCGAGTACGTCGGTTCAAAGACAACAACCCTGGGCCCAGCGTATTATCAAGAAATGATGACGGCGCGGATACATCGCAACATGTACCTCACACAAATATACCTAACATCATTGTGCGGTTTACACAACGCAGGCGAAAAAATGAGCTGATGTCGGCTGTACGGGCCCGGCGGGGCCTCACTACAGCTGAACTGGACTTCGACGGGCCTGCCAGGACTGTCTACATTAGCGAGCATCTGTCGCCAGGAAATAAACTTCTACTCCGCAAAGTGAGAGCCATTAGCAAGGAACACGGCTACAAACATGTTTTCGTGAGGGAATGTAAAATCCTAGTTATCAAAAAAGATGACCAAAGGCCGGTTTTAATTTCCAAAGAAAGTGATCTTTCCAAACTTTCCAGGTGA